The window TCGTTCTTGACTCTCTCTCCAATTCTTAGATGCAGTCATGCCAAACTCCAAGTCACATATTGCAGCCATTTACCAAATGCTTATAAACATTAACAGGAATACACCATACCCCTacataaaaacacacaaaaccatgCAGAAACTACGCTTGAGAACAGCTGTGAAATCAGCActacaaaagaaaacccaaaatgtGTTATTTCCTCACACTGATGCTTTTGCATAATATTACATAAATGCTAgcttttttgcatttgattttttatgGCTTCTTAAATCAAGAACAGAACTCCAGATCTATTCACTGTACAGGGCAATTTTTCTTAGATCTACAAAGAAGATGTGGCAGCACGTACTGTTCAAGGATCCAATCTAGGAAGTCCAGGATTCACTGGCAGGGCTTGCTAGCTGTTAGGTCTGGTTCTGCTTGACTCCAGGATTATGAACATCTCCTTTTTAATTACGTTTCCTAAAAATACCTTGGTAATTTCTAGTTCAGCAGGAAGAGGGCAAAGCACGCAATCCACTTAAGCAGAGGACAACTCTGCTCATGGCAAAACTGGAGCCCGGCAGCTTACGTGCTTACCTCTCCTCTCCATTTCACTTGCACCACTTTCCCAAACACATGGCAACTTCTACATACTTCAGGGCATTAATTAACTAATTTTGCTTCTGTAAAGGAGCTGCTAATTGCTGTTATACTCCATTTACAGCTGAGTTCACTGAGGCCCTGGAAGGAAGCAATTTCCTCAGCCTTCCCAAGCAGAGTGATAGTGCCAGGGATTGAGCCCACCCTGAGAGTGATAGCCCACCATTAATCCCTGCTGAAGCAGTTAAGCACTGGAAACACTCAGCATCTTTCAGGATAGTCCCCAGCACTAGAAAGGATCAGGCTCAAGTGAGGCcaaggaaaagcagcacactAGGTGCAGCAGTCCAAGAAGGTCCCAGTTGGGGTCAGATGCCTGCTCCAATCACCCTCAGCTCCTGTTGCATGCAAAGCCAATAATGACATAACTAATAACTAACTGCaatgggaggaaggggaaaacgGTGCAGCAAATGCTAGCAGAACTCATAAAGTCAAATGCCAGTAAAATACAGTATGTGTACAAAATAATAGTTTAGTTCCTGGCTACTTGCTGTGTTCAAGCTAAACAAAAGACAAAGTAATATCTTTGGGATGTATTTGCAAAGACAACTGTTCCCTATTGTAAGATAAAATTGCAACAGTTTATTTAATTAGTATCTCATTTGTTCTAGTATGTTAAAAGGCTAATATGCATATAAATTGATCTTGCATGTTTGGACAAATTGCACCATAAATATTATATTGtaaaagaagaaggaaatatGTGAGCACTGGACTGTCTCCCATCAAACTGAATTGAATGTCACAGAAATAGTTCGTCATTTACAATACAGGCATGCTGGTGGGCAGGAGAGATGATGACAAGTACAAGCAATTAGGGTTAAAAGTGTGTAAGGACCAATTTGTAGCTGTGCTATCCCAGGAGAGACACAAAGAAGGAATGATGCCTTTGAGACACACTTTCTTCCCTCTGTACTGACCTATCTCCAGCTGAAAAAGAACTTCATTCCCCATTCCCGGGCAGCATGCACAAGCTGCTCCAGCCattcctccctccctggcagctgctctggctgctccctGAGGGTCGAGCCACACTCCCCTGCGTCGGGGTACCAATGGGAAGATTCCAtgcttccctctttccctccccagcGCCCCTGTAAGGCAAAGCTAGCATCTGTGGGGAAGCATCGTGTGCTACAGGAGGCTTGCGTCCTGCTGATGCAATACACGcacatgtatatgtacatatgaACTGCTGTGTCTGTATGGCAAATGAGAAATCAAAGTGCACAAATAGTAAAAGgacaaaaatactttgaagaaaaGATAGAATACCTTTTAGAGTTATGTCTTCCATGTTTATATATGTGATATTGGAGACGAAGATTTGGGTCTCGCACAAGGCAGTTCAGCCCCCATGTGAGTCGGACCTGCATTTTTTGCAACGTGAAGAAGTATTGACCTGCCAGTAAAAGCACATCTTTGTCAGTAGTGTCACCCTGTGAttaacagtatttttgttttcctttccttttagttTGAGCCATCACAGTGTCAGCAGCAATCAGAAGAAAATGCGAACGTTTGTCTCAATAGCCCAGAACGCATGGGGAATTTTTATATCTGAAAGGAAGCCTGGCTGGAAGTATCTGATGCAGCTTTTTGCAGTTTGCTCTGCAGTTGGCTTCCTCTCAAGCTTTCTCTTATTCCTTGGCATGCACTTCTCCCTGGCACACCACCCTTTGGGTCCCTTACTGATTTCTGGATTCGTCTGGATCTCACTTTCTATCGCGCTGTCCTGTTTCAAGCACCTGCGCTGTTTTAGTGTCCTGTTCCTCCTTTCTTGTGGATTGCAAAATGGCAGGAATGCTCTTATTACTGCTGGCACAGGTGTTGTGGTGGCCGGCaacatccaaaatatttttcacaaccTAAAGATTCTGGCAGACAGTATAACCTGTCATTTAGAGTATGAGCAATTTGCCTTGATAAAATATTATGTTGAGGCAGTAAAATGGATTTACGAGGCGGCCAAGCTTTCCACTGAACTATCTAAACAGATAGTGTTCCTAAGGCATGAATTTGCACCATCTTATTCAATTTCAGATGATGCATTAAAACAAGAGCTAAATGACACAAAGCAAGAAATCCAGAGAGTTGCCAACCAGATATCTTTCATGCTGACTGTACTGCCCTATATAGGCCAGAAAGCACTGCCTATATTGGGGATTTTTCTAGCTTCTTTTGGAACTGGCCTCTTTATCAAAAAATTTGTGGGCTCTCACAGTGCCAAATTTAAGAATACTTATATCACAAAACAGTTCATTGCGTTTGATGAGCACCAAAAGCAACAGCAACGACCCTGTCTTCTGCCacttaacagaaaagaaagaaaagattatgtGACAATCCCATCTTTCTGCCTCAcaaggaaggacagaaaaaacatgcagcgtttttttctccctgtaattATTCATCTTTGCATATGGCTTCTGTTTGCTGCAGTAGATTATTTGTTTTATTGGCtaattatttctgtgaataaaCATCTCCGAGAAGTACCGGATCTAGAGATTCAGCTCAGCCTCTTTCAGCAAGTAAGTACTTATCAGTACTTCATATTTCTTAGTTTAGTGTTGAAAAATTTCCCTTCATcttcagcagctgcaggagcaaaCATACAGCCAATGAGCCATCAGTTCTTTCATGGCATTATCATTCGCTTCAAAAAGGGCCGTTGCCTTTACAGATACATATGTTGGATGGGACCAGACAGTTCTCTGCACTTTCCAAAGTGTCCTCATAATTATAGAGAATGGTAAATATAGGAAGAAGGACTTTTATTCCTCCATTTATATATGTGGAAAATATCGGAAGCTTGACATTGGAAACTCAGAATGCTGACATTTGTGAAGCACCACTTTTATAGTCCCAATGCCACTGTGACACTGCTTACCTCTCTTTAGCTGAGTAATGTGAGGAGcttataatttaaaaaagcatggCTGCATACACACAAAATAATAACACGTTGCCAAAATCTCAAGGTTCTTCTAGCAGGAGCAGCGGTGCATTGAGAACCATAGAGTaattaggttggaagggacatctggaggcCACCTAGACCAACCTCGTGCTCAAAACAGGGCCAACTTCAGAGTcagatcagattgctcagggtCTTGTCTGTGAATACTTTTAAAGCTGGAGATTTTAACCGCTGGAGTGTGTGACCCATCTGATGCTGTGCAGGCACAGGAAAGCTGCCCAGTTTGATAGCTTGCAAGATCAGGCTTAAAACATTTCCCAAAAGCATATAACCCTTTGATACTGTCAGGATAAAAAGACTTTAAAGGGATGCTGGTCTGTTAGTACAATATGAtatatgctttttcttctgtcaatGTTTTCTTACTTAGCATTTTCTATTACTTCCTCTTAGAGCTCATAATAATGAGAATTCATTCCCATTTCTCCCCATCCCCCCAAAATTCATCTAGCCAAAAGCAGTTCCACAGAGTAAGATTATTAAGGTGAGCAATGCAATAAGCACATTGCTTGAAATTACAAGCAAAGAGAACAGGACATACGTACAATCTTTGGCAGAGACATTCTCATTCTCACTTTTCCATACATGACATATTGAACCTCTGAGCTGGCTTCTTCAGCCAGACCACATTTTCTATGACACACTGCAAAACCATTGCAGGTTCAGCCTAGACAGTGTTGTGGCAGACTGATGGTCCCGGTGTGTCATGGACGTTCATCTGGTTGGGACTGAACCATGAAGGGGAAGGGAGATGTAGTGCACAGTATCCTTGAGGAATGGTAGCACTTCAGGCAAATGTGAACTACTAATGAAATTAGCCGAAATGAAGTCAAGCTGCTGGTCAAATTCTGTCATACTTCAGATGATAATATTTTGTATTGTATATCAAAGTATCAAACTCTTCCATGggataaaaatcaaattattgtCCAATTTTATCTTAACAAAGAGTAGAAAGTCAGTATCTGTATGGCAGACATAAGCCAAAGGTTCCCAGATTGTGTCAGTGGAAAACCACTTTTCCTAGAGGATGGCAGCTGCCAACTTCCAGTTGTTACCTTTCTAATTGTTACCTGAACTTTCCTTTAGGAAGGTAGGTGCAAAAGTCATTGGATTCACTGTAACTGTGCAATCAGCACACATATAGCAAGTCAGAGGTATCCTGGAGAGGTCAAATTCCTGTGCAAAAGCAGAGAGGCTTTCATCACCTGGTCAGTCAGTCTAATGTGAGATATGTTGAGGAGGCAGATTGCTACACATGCTAAGGGGGCTTTACACCTCATATTAACCCtgttgctgcacagcagctgtgatctAGCATCACCAAACCAGCATGTGAAATGGCCCTGGTCTCCTGGGATATGGTCCTTGAGAGAAAAAGGGTTcaggagagctggttgattttcaaaaaaatcacCTGCTCTAAGCTCAAGAATTATTCATCCCAACTAAATCAAACaaacaaaggcagcaggaggccagcatggatgagcaaggagctcctgacaaaactcaaacGTGAAAAAGAAGCATagaggaggtggaagcagggacagggagccCAGGAAGAATAGAGAGACACTGTCTGATTGTGTAGGGATGGGggtaggaaagccaaagcccacctggagctgAATCTGGTGAGGCAGGCAAAGGGTAGCGCAAAGGGCTTCTACAGGTCTATCAGTGGCAAAAGAAAGACATGGGGGTCTTTCTTTTGTAGGTCCACTGCCAAGGGCGGTAGGGgtcctggtgacaaaggacatggaaaagccCAAAGTACTCAATGTcaccttcagctctgcctttactagaaagaccagccttcaggaatcccaagGCTCTGAGACCAGAGGGCAAGTCTGGAGCAAGGGAGTCTTACCCTTGGTGGAGAAGGATCAGGTCAGGGAGCATTTAAACAAAGTCAGTCCCTGGCACCTGATAGGAGGCACCCGCAGGTGCTGAGGGGTCTGGCTGATGTCACtgtgaggccactcttgattatctttgaagGGTCATGGCACGATGGCACGTGGGAGAGGATCCCGAGGACTGGAAAGAAGTAAATGTTACTCCCATCTTCTagaagggcaaggaggaggatccagggaactatgGTCTGGTCAGCCTCatcttgatccctgggaaggtgatggagaatATCCCTGGGAAAGTGATGGAGACTATAATCgtggaagccatttccaaacatatgaaggCCAAGAATGCTATTAGGAGTATTCAGCATGGATTTATAAAAGCTAAATCACACTTGACCAACCTAACAGCCTTCTATGACATGATCACTGGATTGTTGGATGAGGGGAGAACAGTGGATGCTGATTGTGCATTTATTAAGGCTTCCACAACATCCTCATTGACAAACTGTTGAAGCATGGGCTAGATAAATGGAGAGTAATGTGAACTGAATATTGGCTGAACTGCTGGACCCAAAAGGTTCTGATTAGCCACACGAAGTCACTTCTGATGTCCCCCAGGAGTAGACATTAGAACCTGtactgtttaacctcttcattaatgacctgaaCAGAGGAACAGATTGTAGCCATACAAGTTTGCAGATAATATAAAACTGAGAAGAGTGGCTGAAACACCAGTggattgtgctgccattcagagggacttgAAAAGGCTAGAGAATTGGGCCGATAGGAACCACAAAATgttcagcaaaggaaaatgcCATGTCTTGCAGTCCTTGGAGAGAAATAACCCCATGCACTATATGTGTTGGGGACCAACCAGCTGGGAGGTGGCTTCGCAGAAAAAGTCTCTTAGACTTCTGATGGACGTCAAGTTGACCACAAGCCTGCAATGTGACCTTGTGGCAAAGAAAGagctatcctgggctgcattaggcagagcattgccagcagacTGAGGGAGGTGATCCCGCCCCTCTgcttagcactggtgagacccAGTTACAAGAGAGGCATATACTGGAGTGAGTtgagttgtcgtggtttaaccccagccaccaactaagcaccacacagccgctcactcactcccccccacccagtgggatggggcagaaaatcgggaaaagaagtaaaactcgtgggttgagataagaatggtttaatagaacagaaaagaagaaactaataatgataacactaataaaatgacaacagtaataataaaaggactggaatatacaaatgatgcacagtgctattgctcaccacccgccgaccgacacccagctagtccctgagtggcgattccccgcgc is drawn from Harpia harpyja isolate bHarHar1 chromosome 5, bHarHar1 primary haplotype, whole genome shotgun sequence and contains these coding sequences:
- the DCSTAMP gene encoding dendritic cell-specific transmembrane protein, with protein sequence MRTFVSIAQNAWGIFISERKPGWKYLMQLFAVCSAVGFLSSFLLFLGMHFSLAHHPLGPLLISGFVWISLSIALSCFKHLRCFSVLFLLSCGLQNGRNALITAGTGVVVAGNIQNIFHNLKILADSITCHLEYEQFALIKYYVEAVKWIYEAAKLSTELSKQIVFLRHEFAPSYSISDDALKQELNDTKQEIQRVANQISFMLTVLPYIGQKALPILGIFLASFGTGLFIKKFVGSHSAKFKNTYITKQFIAFDEHQKQQQRPCLLPLNRKERKDYVTIPSFCLTRKDRKNMQRFFLPVIIHLCIWLLFAAVDYLFYWLIISVNKHLREVPDLEIQLSLFQQRNENSFIFHVTEHIQKTDPFKISLFKHDCIPQPELALSTTWIQLGVIIFFLIIFGLFSGLLTQLKILVSTSFYPDTEMKRIHYLHAKLLKKRAKLQEKTGKNVFARTVNFWFPILKAREAVRKKERSVANDSMV